In the Acomys russatus chromosome 13, mAcoRus1.1, whole genome shotgun sequence genome, one interval contains:
- the Oxtr gene encoding oxytocin receptor isoform X2, whose protein sequence is MLLASLNSCCNPWIYMLFTGHLFHELVQRFLCCSARYLKGSRPGETSISKKSNSSTFVLSRRSSSQRSCSQPSSA, encoded by the coding sequence ATGCTCTTGGCCAGCCTCAACAGCTGCTGCAACCCCTGGATCTACATGCTCTTCACAGGTCACCTCTTCCACGAACTTGTGCAGCGCTTCCTCTGCTGCTCTGCCCGGTACCTGAAGGGCAGCCGGCCCGGAGAAACAAGCATCAGCAAGAAAAGCAACTCATCCACCTTTGTCCTGAGTCGTCGCAGCTCCAGCCAGCGGAGCTGTTCTCAACCATCCTCAGCGTGA